The Candidatus Koribacter versatilis Ellin345 genome has a segment encoding these proteins:
- the lysF gene encoding homoaconitase: MSQTVVEKIAQLHMSEGPKRKLRAGDFLSIRPHHVMTHDNTSAVLKKFKAIGATKVKDPRQPVFALDHDIQNTSDDNIKKYKLIEKFAHEQGIDFYMAGTGIGHQIMVERGYVVPESFVVASDSHSNMYGAMGAIGTPVVRTDAAAIWATGEFWWSIPRTIQVVLEGKLRPGVTGKDVIITLAGLYNKDEVLNAALEFAGSGVHTLTMDERLSIANMSTEWGALTGWFPVDQVTISYLRQRHGVARWQGTEKFTEEELLKWARAPLGPDKDATYAAKIELDLAQVTPHVSGPDSVQVMHSVAQMEEKKIAVHKAYLLSCVNSRVSDLEAAAKVLAGKKIAETVKFYVAPASKHVQEEAEKRGIWKTLVDAGAITLPPSCGPCIGLGTGLLEAGEVGISATNRNFKGRMGSRDARCYLASPEVVAASALAGYITGPVHFEHANPNIMLSEYVPAASAAEAVSILEGFPASVKGRLVFVPQDNLNTDGIYGKDYTYREDMTPEMMAKVVMENYDPEFSAKTSAGDVVVGGSNFGTGSSREQAVTALKAKGIPLVIAGSFSQTYLRNAFNNGFLCIETPEFVAELKQKFAAQVANKKKTIVPGDEVEIDFATSTLKYAGETFTFPALGSVPQSLVAAGGVENLVAQKLGLHEMAAAGK, from the coding sequence ATGAGCCAGACTGTTGTTGAGAAGATTGCGCAACTGCACATGTCGGAAGGGCCGAAGCGCAAGCTACGCGCTGGGGACTTCCTGTCAATTCGTCCACACCACGTGATGACGCACGACAACACCTCGGCGGTGCTTAAGAAGTTCAAGGCAATCGGTGCGACGAAGGTGAAGGACCCGCGGCAGCCGGTGTTTGCGCTGGACCACGACATCCAGAACACCAGTGACGACAACATTAAGAAGTACAAGTTGATCGAAAAGTTCGCGCACGAGCAGGGAATTGATTTTTACATGGCGGGGACGGGCATCGGCCACCAGATCATGGTGGAGCGCGGATATGTCGTGCCAGAATCATTTGTTGTCGCGAGCGACTCGCATTCGAATATGTATGGAGCGATGGGTGCGATCGGAACACCAGTGGTGCGCACCGATGCGGCCGCAATCTGGGCGACCGGCGAATTCTGGTGGAGCATTCCGCGGACGATCCAAGTCGTACTCGAAGGCAAGCTGCGGCCGGGCGTGACAGGCAAGGACGTAATCATCACGCTGGCCGGCCTTTACAACAAAGATGAAGTGCTGAACGCGGCTCTGGAATTCGCGGGAAGCGGCGTGCATACCCTCACGATGGACGAGCGGCTTTCCATCGCCAACATGAGCACCGAGTGGGGCGCGCTGACAGGGTGGTTCCCGGTGGACCAGGTGACGATCAGCTATCTGCGGCAGCGGCACGGCGTGGCGCGATGGCAGGGGACGGAGAAGTTCACCGAAGAGGAGCTGTTGAAGTGGGCGCGCGCCCCGCTTGGGCCGGACAAAGATGCGACTTACGCGGCCAAGATCGAGCTCGATCTCGCGCAGGTCACGCCTCATGTGTCGGGGCCGGACTCGGTGCAAGTGATGCACTCCGTCGCGCAGATGGAAGAGAAGAAGATCGCGGTCCACAAGGCGTATCTGCTCTCGTGCGTGAATTCACGGGTGAGCGATCTGGAAGCTGCGGCGAAGGTGCTGGCGGGAAAGAAGATCGCGGAGACTGTGAAGTTCTACGTGGCTCCGGCTTCGAAGCACGTGCAGGAAGAGGCGGAGAAACGCGGCATTTGGAAGACGCTGGTAGACGCCGGTGCGATTACGCTGCCGCCGAGTTGCGGGCCTTGTATTGGACTTGGTACCGGATTGTTGGAAGCCGGTGAAGTTGGCATCAGCGCGACCAATCGGAATTTCAAAGGCCGCATGGGATCGCGCGATGCGCGGTGCTATCTGGCGAGTCCGGAAGTTGTGGCGGCAAGCGCCTTGGCTGGGTACATCACGGGGCCGGTGCACTTCGAACACGCCAATCCGAATATCATGTTGAGCGAATACGTGCCGGCGGCGAGCGCTGCGGAAGCCGTTTCTATCCTGGAGGGATTTCCTGCTTCGGTGAAGGGACGTTTGGTGTTCGTTCCGCAGGACAACCTGAACACCGACGGTATTTACGGCAAGGACTACACCTATCGCGAAGACATGACGCCGGAGATGATGGCCAAGGTCGTGATGGAGAACTACGATCCTGAGTTCTCGGCCAAAACATCGGCAGGCGATGTGGTGGTTGGGGGCTCGAACTTCGGAACGGGCTCGAGCCGCGAGCAGGCAGTGACCGCCCTTAAGGCGAAGGGCATTCCGCTGGTGATTGCCGGAAGCTTCTCTCAAACCTATCTGCGCAACGCGTTCAACAACGGCTTCCTGTGCATTGAGACGCCGGAGTTTGTGGCGGAGCTGAAGCAGAAGTTCGCCGCGCAAGTCGCAAACAAAAAGAAAACGATCGTTCCGGGTGACGAGGTTGAAATCGACTTCGCCACCAGCACCCTGAAGTACGCGGGAGAGACATTCACGTTCCCGGCGCTGGGAAGCGTACCGCAGTCGTTGGTTGCTGCGGGCGGAGTGGAAAACCTCGTGGCGCAGAAGTTGGGGCTGCACGAAATGGCGGCAGCGGGGAAATAA
- a CDS encoding MmgE/PrpD family protein: MATATKPSAKTAAPTITAHMAEWAADVQFEDLSKDAVYQAKRFLLDSVGCALGGYQQHDVKIALEVMAEIAGPGSCTVMGTGEQLDAVSASLLNGLMIRCMDYNDIYWKQDPCHPSDIFPAALAGAERAGTGGRELIVGLVLGHEFEQRLCEAAFPGIRERGWHHATLTAFVSPIVAGRMLKLSAEQMQHAIGISASPRCTLGAVTAGKLTMMKNTVDPLATQSGVFAALLAEKGYTGPEHVIDGKEGLVHVFGPDWKLNILTDGLGESWRITQCGMKAFPTEALTHTPISAVLGIVKDQNLKPEEILQVHIRTTARGADILSDPSKYAPHTKETADHSLPYVVAAAIAERQVTPLQFEMKKILDPRIREQLHKIVVVAAAEIEKCFPALQRVIVKITTTDGRSFEKQLDYPKGDPRNPLTDKDVEEKFEALAGPVMTKAARQRVIDATWKLESFTNTTEYMQLLKADR, from the coding sequence ATGGCGACTGCTACGAAGCCGAGCGCAAAGACTGCCGCACCAACGATTACCGCCCACATGGCCGAATGGGCCGCGGACGTGCAGTTCGAAGACCTTTCCAAAGACGCCGTATACCAGGCGAAGCGCTTCCTGCTGGATTCCGTGGGCTGCGCGCTAGGCGGCTATCAGCAGCACGACGTGAAGATCGCCCTGGAAGTGATGGCGGAGATCGCGGGGCCGGGATCGTGCACGGTGATGGGTACGGGCGAGCAACTGGATGCAGTGTCGGCATCGTTGCTTAACGGGCTGATGATCCGCTGCATGGATTACAACGACATCTACTGGAAACAGGATCCGTGCCATCCATCGGACATTTTCCCTGCGGCGCTGGCGGGTGCAGAACGGGCGGGAACGGGCGGACGCGAGTTGATCGTCGGATTGGTGCTTGGACACGAATTTGAGCAGCGTCTATGTGAAGCGGCGTTCCCGGGGATTCGTGAGCGCGGTTGGCACCATGCGACGTTGACGGCGTTCGTTTCGCCGATCGTCGCAGGACGGATGTTGAAGCTCTCGGCAGAGCAGATGCAGCACGCGATCGGCATTTCAGCTTCGCCACGTTGCACGCTAGGCGCCGTGACGGCCGGCAAGTTGACGATGATGAAGAACACCGTGGATCCGCTGGCGACGCAGTCAGGCGTATTCGCGGCGCTGCTGGCGGAGAAGGGCTACACCGGTCCGGAGCACGTGATTGACGGCAAGGAAGGTCTGGTGCACGTCTTCGGTCCTGACTGGAAGCTCAACATCCTGACCGACGGACTGGGCGAGAGCTGGCGGATTACGCAGTGCGGCATGAAGGCGTTCCCGACCGAAGCGCTGACACACACGCCGATTTCAGCGGTGCTGGGCATCGTGAAAGACCAGAATCTGAAACCGGAAGAGATTCTGCAGGTGCACATTCGGACGACCGCGCGCGGTGCGGACATCCTGAGCGATCCGAGCAAGTACGCTCCGCACACGAAAGAGACGGCCGACCACTCACTGCCGTATGTGGTTGCTGCGGCAATTGCGGAGAGGCAGGTAACGCCGCTGCAGTTCGAGATGAAGAAGATCCTTGATCCGCGGATTCGTGAACAACTGCACAAGATCGTCGTCGTCGCCGCTGCGGAAATCGAGAAGTGCTTCCCGGCGTTGCAACGAGTGATTGTGAAGATCACGACGACGGACGGGCGTTCGTTCGAGAAGCAGTTGGATTATCCGAAGGGCGACCCGCGGAACCCGCTGACCGATAAAGATGTGGAAGAGAAGTTCGAGGCGCTTGCCGGGCCGGTGATGACCAAGGCCGCGCGGCAACGCGTGATTGATGCGACGTGGAAGCTGGAGTCATTCACGAACACGACGGAGTACATGCAGTTGCTGAAGGCGGACCGCTAG
- a CDS encoding HD domain-containing protein, translating to MNDLATAPTSTKVTREQLDDLWPEIDWIERPTLREAVAKTWLLAFERGPLTPEDLKTIPFTLLVANCPTTFMEHKRCVVHIANESAKAMQVFMGNALKIDLDTVIAGAILADVGKLLEYEIKGGKSQQSERGELLRHPFTGVALALECGVPDAVCHIIAAHAAEGDLVKRSTEAFIVHHADFMAYLPFKNPNNLKK from the coding sequence ATGAACGACCTAGCCACAGCTCCGACTTCAACCAAAGTTACTCGCGAACAATTGGACGATCTTTGGCCGGAAATCGACTGGATCGAGCGACCGACGCTGCGTGAAGCGGTGGCCAAGACATGGCTGCTGGCCTTCGAGCGCGGTCCGCTAACGCCGGAAGACCTGAAGACGATTCCATTCACGTTGCTGGTCGCAAATTGTCCTACGACATTCATGGAGCACAAGCGGTGCGTGGTGCACATCGCCAACGAATCGGCGAAGGCGATGCAGGTCTTCATGGGGAATGCGCTGAAGATCGACCTCGATACGGTGATTGCGGGCGCGATCCTGGCGGATGTCGGGAAGCTGTTGGAGTACGAGATCAAGGGCGGGAAGTCGCAGCAAAGCGAGCGCGGTGAGTTGCTGCGGCATCCATTTACCGGCGTGGCGTTGGCGCTGGAGTGCGGCGTGCCGGACGCGGTCTGCCACATCATTGCGGCGCACGCCGCCGAGGGCGACCTGGTGAAGCGTTCGACCGAAGCGTTCATTGTGCATCACGCCGACTTCATGGCGTACCTGCCATTCAAGAATCCGAACAACCTGAAGAAATAG
- a CDS encoding AMP-binding protein — MPSESIADFVPAFLKLGRETAFVHRRGYRTVRWTYAEVAALAYRFARELDARQIARGQRVLLWGESGPEWVAVFLGCALRGVVVVPMDQIAAPEFAERVAAEVELPLAVVSRDIRPGPVVAVLPRLVLDDLSDTLAGRSGDAYAPTESAAGDPLEIVFTSGTTAEPKGVVLSHGNVVSNLAPIAREIEKYRKYERWFHPLRFMNALPLSHVFGQFLGIFIPHLLGATVFFPDSLNPGELIKTIKRERISVLIAVPRVLQSLKEKIERDFEAIGELEKFRREWAAADGKHFGVRWWRMRRVHNLFGWKFWAFISGGAALDAETEEFWRRMSFGVVQGYGLTETTSLISLNHPFSIGKKSIGKVLPGREVKLAEDGEILVRGAGVASGYWQGREVRAVGDAEGWFRTGDLGALDEQGNLYFKGRKKDVIVTPAGLNIYPADLEAALRAQPEVKDCVVIGLARGGNDEPCAVLLLQDRAQDPAAMMARANAGLADFQQMRAWFVWPDEDFPRTPTQKPRVNVVKDAVLRAQTPGNAADDGTLGDLITRITGRRADLRPDARLEDDLRLSSLDRVELLSAIEDRYQVDLSDSSLSSATTVGDLEKLLQAPAPKPVERPFPRWAQTVAPVRWVRNLVYSTVTWPYTAIMAKPTVVGRENLEKYAGPLLIVCNHVTYIDLGFVMYALPMRLRYRIATGMLGERLWAMRAGQSSGHRELNAPMSLSPGNLLRRWLNKLDYYLVLALFNVFPLPQQSGVRESFEFAGESADRGFSILVFPEGRRSETGELGEFRSGVGMLAQRLNLPVLPIRIDGLKNLGIAKRHWARKGEIVVRVGTPIVFDAGMTADEITQGIRDAVKGL, encoded by the coding sequence ATGCCCTCTGAATCCATAGCAGACTTTGTACCGGCATTCCTGAAACTCGGACGCGAGACCGCGTTCGTGCATCGGCGCGGCTACCGCACCGTGCGCTGGACGTACGCTGAAGTGGCGGCATTGGCGTATCGGTTTGCGCGGGAACTCGACGCGCGGCAGATCGCGCGCGGGCAACGCGTGTTGCTGTGGGGCGAGAGCGGGCCGGAATGGGTGGCTGTGTTTCTTGGATGCGCGCTGCGCGGCGTGGTCGTGGTGCCGATGGACCAGATTGCGGCGCCGGAGTTTGCGGAGCGCGTAGCCGCCGAGGTTGAACTGCCATTAGCGGTGGTATCGCGCGATATTCGGCCGGGGCCAGTGGTAGCGGTGCTGCCGCGGTTGGTTCTGGACGATCTGAGCGACACGCTTGCCGGGCGCTCGGGCGACGCGTACGCGCCGACGGAGAGCGCGGCCGGGGATCCGCTAGAAATTGTGTTTACGTCGGGGACCACGGCGGAGCCGAAGGGCGTGGTGCTCTCGCACGGGAACGTGGTGTCGAACCTGGCGCCGATCGCGCGGGAGATCGAGAAATATAGGAAATACGAGCGCTGGTTCCATCCACTGCGCTTTATGAATGCGCTGCCGCTGAGCCATGTGTTTGGGCAATTTCTGGGGATATTCATTCCACATTTGCTGGGTGCGACGGTTTTCTTTCCCGATTCGCTGAATCCGGGCGAGCTAATTAAGACGATCAAGCGGGAGCGGATCAGCGTCTTAATCGCGGTGCCGCGGGTGTTGCAGTCTCTGAAAGAGAAGATCGAGCGCGACTTCGAGGCGATTGGGGAACTGGAAAAGTTCCGGCGCGAGTGGGCGGCCGCGGATGGGAAGCATTTTGGGGTGCGCTGGTGGCGGATGCGGCGCGTCCACAACCTATTTGGATGGAAGTTCTGGGCGTTTATCTCGGGTGGCGCGGCGCTGGACGCGGAAACCGAGGAATTTTGGCGTCGGATGAGCTTTGGCGTGGTGCAGGGCTACGGTCTGACGGAAACGACATCGCTAATCAGCCTGAACCATCCGTTTTCGATTGGAAAAAAGTCGATTGGCAAAGTGCTGCCGGGGCGTGAGGTGAAACTCGCCGAAGATGGCGAGATTCTGGTGCGCGGTGCGGGCGTGGCGAGCGGGTATTGGCAAGGACGCGAAGTCCGCGCGGTTGGCGACGCGGAAGGCTGGTTCCGGACCGGAGATCTTGGCGCGCTCGACGAGCAGGGAAACCTCTATTTCAAAGGCCGTAAGAAAGATGTGATCGTCACGCCGGCGGGGTTGAACATCTACCCGGCGGATTTGGAGGCGGCGCTGCGCGCGCAGCCTGAGGTGAAAGATTGCGTGGTGATTGGGCTGGCGCGTGGTGGAAACGACGAGCCGTGCGCGGTTTTGCTGCTGCAGGACCGCGCGCAGGACCCGGCGGCGATGATGGCGCGGGCGAACGCGGGTCTGGCGGATTTCCAGCAGATGCGCGCGTGGTTTGTATGGCCGGACGAGGATTTTCCGCGCACACCGACGCAGAAACCGCGAGTGAACGTGGTGAAAGACGCGGTTTTGCGCGCGCAAACGCCGGGAAACGCGGCGGATGACGGTACTTTAGGCGATTTGATCACGCGAATCACGGGCCGGCGCGCGGATTTGCGTCCGGATGCGCGGCTGGAAGACGATTTGCGCCTCAGTTCGCTGGATCGCGTGGAGCTTTTGAGCGCCATCGAGGACCGCTACCAGGTGGATCTGAGCGATTCCAGCCTGTCTTCTGCGACCACCGTGGGGGACCTGGAAAAACTGCTGCAGGCACCGGCGCCAAAGCCGGTGGAACGGCCATTTCCACGGTGGGCGCAGACGGTGGCGCCGGTGCGTTGGGTGCGCAATCTGGTGTATTCGACGGTGACTTGGCCGTACACGGCGATCATGGCGAAGCCGACCGTGGTCGGGCGCGAGAATCTGGAGAAATACGCGGGGCCGCTGCTGATTGTGTGCAATCACGTGACGTACATCGACCTGGGCTTCGTGATGTACGCGCTGCCGATGCGGCTGCGGTATCGCATTGCGACGGGAATGCTCGGCGAGCGGCTGTGGGCGATGCGGGCGGGACAGTCGAGTGGGCATCGCGAACTGAATGCGCCGATGAGCTTGTCGCCGGGAAATCTGCTGAGGCGATGGCTGAATAAGCTGGATTATTACCTCGTGCTGGCGCTGTTTAACGTCTTTCCATTGCCGCAACAATCTGGCGTTCGCGAGAGCTTTGAGTTTGCGGGTGAGTCGGCGGATCGCGGGTTCAGCATTCTTGTTTTCCCAGAGGGCCGCCGATCGGAAACCGGTGAGTTGGGCGAGTTTCGCTCGGGCGTAGGGATGCTGGCGCAACGGTTGAATCTACCGGTGTTGCCGATCCGGATTGACGGGCTGAAGAACCTGGGTATAGCCAAGAGACATTGGGCGCGGAAGGGCGAGATTGTGGTGCGAGTGGGCACGCCGATTGTGTTTGACGCTGGTATGACGGCGGATGAGATTACGCAGGGGATCAGAGACGCGGTGAAAGGGTTGTGA
- a CDS encoding ArsR/SmtB family transcription factor, translated as MKKLSRRSGADKTLYERQAVLCKAFANPTRIHLLDLLGRGEVGASDLQEELGISKANLSQHLSILRTAGVVSTRRDGKRLLCELSAPAIKQACDHMRSILKMQGRNHRGS; from the coding sequence ATGAAGAAATTGTCGCGCAGGTCAGGCGCGGACAAAACACTGTACGAACGCCAGGCCGTTCTTTGCAAAGCATTTGCAAATCCCACCCGGATCCACCTTCTGGATCTCCTCGGACGAGGCGAAGTGGGCGCTTCGGATCTACAAGAGGAGTTGGGAATCTCGAAGGCAAATCTGTCACAGCATTTGTCTATTTTGCGGACCGCGGGGGTGGTCAGTACCCGTCGCGACGGCAAGCGTTTACTTTGCGAATTGTCGGCGCCAGCCATAAAGCAGGCATGCGACCATATGCGCAGTATTCTCAAAATGCAGGGTCGTAACCACCGCGGTTCGTAG
- the phoU gene encoding phosphate signaling complex protein PhoU yields MRTRFQHGLDELKEKLLRMGGLAEQAIERAVEAYRKRDAKACQAVFDGERDINAAEREIDELALDLLAMQQPMAVDLRFILAVVKINADLERVGDQAVNIAQRVLDMISSPETEVPVDIPRMAETVATMVQRALESFIDGKAELAEAVLQMDNIVDRIKDEAFVVLVDQMNKYPETTRYSLDVLLIARNLERIADHATNIAEDVIFWVRGADVRHGGAHYPS; encoded by the coding sequence ATGAGAACAAGATTCCAACATGGATTGGACGAGCTGAAAGAGAAACTTCTGCGCATGGGCGGGCTGGCGGAGCAGGCGATCGAGCGCGCGGTAGAGGCGTATCGCAAGCGTGACGCCAAGGCTTGCCAGGCCGTATTCGATGGGGAGCGGGACATCAACGCCGCGGAGCGCGAGATTGATGAACTGGCGCTGGACCTGCTCGCGATGCAGCAGCCAATGGCGGTAGACTTGCGGTTCATCCTCGCAGTCGTGAAGATCAACGCCGATCTCGAGCGCGTGGGCGACCAGGCGGTCAACATCGCACAGCGGGTGCTCGATATGATCTCGAGCCCCGAGACCGAAGTGCCGGTGGACATTCCGCGCATGGCCGAGACGGTTGCGACCATGGTGCAACGCGCGCTGGAGTCCTTTATTGACGGCAAGGCAGAACTCGCCGAAGCGGTGTTACAGATGGACAACATTGTGGACCGCATCAAGGACGAGGCGTTCGTAGTGCTGGTGGACCAGATGAACAAGTATCCGGAGACGACGCGGTATTCGCTGGATGTGTTGCTGATTGCGCGAAACCTGGAGCGCATAGCGGACCACGCGACAAACATTGCCGAGGACGTCATCTTCTGGGTGCGGGGCGCCGATGTGCGTCACGGTGGAGCGCACTACCCTTCGTAG
- the pstB gene encoding phosphate ABC transporter ATP-binding protein PstB — translation MGVGIQVRDLNAYYGKAHVLKHVDMKMAPNHVTALIGPSGCGKSTFVRCLNRMHETIPEAYAEGEVLVGDKDIYARGTAAVDVRRRVGMVFQKPNPFPTMSIYDNVASGLKLNGIRKKAVLDEAVQRSLEASALWNEVKDHLHKKSGASLSGGQQQRLCIARALAVQPDVLLMDEPASALDPISTSKIEELMFTLKENYTVVVVTHNMQQAARVAEYTGFFLMGSVIEFDTTQKIFTTPSDKRTEDYITGRFG, via the coding sequence ATGGGTGTCGGAATCCAGGTACGGGACTTGAATGCGTATTACGGCAAAGCGCACGTCCTGAAACATGTGGACATGAAGATGGCGCCGAACCATGTCACGGCGCTGATTGGGCCTTCGGGATGCGGAAAGTCAACGTTCGTACGTTGCCTGAACCGCATGCACGAGACGATTCCCGAAGCGTACGCGGAGGGTGAGGTCCTCGTTGGAGATAAAGATATCTACGCCCGCGGAACTGCGGCAGTCGACGTGCGCCGGCGCGTAGGCATGGTTTTCCAAAAGCCAAACCCGTTTCCGACGATGTCGATTTATGACAACGTCGCGAGTGGACTAAAGCTGAACGGTATTCGCAAAAAGGCAGTGCTGGACGAAGCAGTCCAGCGGTCGTTGGAAGCATCGGCGCTGTGGAACGAAGTGAAAGATCACCTGCATAAGAAGTCGGGCGCAAGCTTGTCCGGCGGACAGCAGCAGCGTTTGTGCATTGCGCGGGCGTTGGCGGTGCAACCGGATGTGTTGCTGATGGACGAGCCAGCATCGGCACTGGACCCGATTTCAACCAGCAAGATTGAAGAGCTGATGTTCACGCTCAAAGAGAACTACACCGTGGTCGTGGTGACGCACAACATGCAACAGGCGGCCCGCGTTGCGGAGTACACGGGATTTTTCCTGATGGGCAGCGTGATCGAATTCGATACTACGCAGAAGATTTTCACTACGCCCTCAGACAAGCGCACCGAAGACTACATCACCGGAAGGTTCGGATAA
- the pstA gene encoding phosphate ABC transporter permease PstA, translating to MPNGDIGIRPQSELSWSRKSANIMSNVAAVGAAALVLLPLGAIFVYLLMKGIGSINIAFLTQTPKPVGEPGGGMANAIAGSAMILAMASCIGVPLGIGSGIYLSEFGRNRFGDSVRFVADVLNGVPSIVIGIAVYSLVVVPQKHFSAFSGAVALGIMMIPTIARTTEEMLLMVPQSIREAAYGLGISQWRTTISIALRTATSGVITGVMLAFARVAGETAPLLFTAFGNQYWSHSLNQPTAALPLQIFTYAISPFEEWHRQAWAGALILIVLIVGAVTAVRVVAGRGMVRASN from the coding sequence ATGCCTAACGGCGATATCGGAATTCGTCCGCAGTCAGAGTTAAGCTGGTCGCGCAAATCGGCGAACATCATGTCGAATGTCGCGGCAGTCGGTGCAGCGGCGCTGGTGCTACTACCGCTCGGCGCGATCTTTGTGTACCTGCTGATGAAGGGCATTGGCTCCATCAATATCGCGTTTCTCACTCAGACTCCCAAGCCCGTGGGTGAGCCGGGTGGTGGCATGGCGAACGCGATTGCGGGCAGCGCGATGATCCTGGCGATGGCCAGTTGCATCGGCGTCCCACTGGGCATCGGATCGGGAATTTATCTTTCTGAGTTTGGGCGCAACCGTTTTGGTGACTCGGTTCGCTTCGTGGCCGACGTTTTGAATGGGGTTCCGTCGATCGTGATCGGCATCGCGGTGTACTCACTGGTGGTGGTCCCGCAGAAGCACTTCTCGGCGTTTTCGGGTGCAGTGGCGTTGGGCATCATGATGATCCCTACGATCGCGCGCACGACGGAAGAGATGCTGCTGATGGTGCCTCAATCGATCCGCGAGGCCGCCTATGGGTTGGGTATTTCGCAATGGCGCACGACGATCTCGATCGCTTTACGCACCGCAACCTCGGGCGTGATTACCGGCGTGATGCTGGCGTTTGCGCGTGTGGCGGGTGAGACCGCACCGCTGCTGTTCACGGCATTCGGCAACCAGTACTGGAGCCACAGCCTGAACCAGCCGACCGCGGCGCTGCCGCTGCAGATTTTTACCTACGCGATTTCGCCCTTCGAAGAGTGGCACCGGCAGGCGTGGGCGGGCGCATTGATTCTGATCGTTCTGATCGTCGGCGCGGTGACTGCGGTGCGCGTCGTAGCGGGACGCGGCATGGTGCGGGCGTCGAATTGA
- the pstC gene encoding phosphate ABC transporter permease subunit PstC: MAASEVPSNSPAVKPPKVATTVEIPKPKPESLKDFGVLGQSRFGSSAGVRVADNIFRGAMLVSALSIFGIVLLVLWELIQKSQMTLHQFGWKFFIGSDWDPVAGNFGALPFIYGTIVSSILALIIAVPLSVGVAVFTTEMCPKALRTPISFMVELLAAIPSVIYGLWAIFVLAPLLRNYVQPWLAKTLGWTGLFSGPPYGIGMLAAGVILAIMIIPIIASVTREVLIAVPQNQREGVLALGATRWEMIRTGVLRNARIGIVGGVILGLGRALGETMAVTMVIGNRPEIAKSLFAPGYTMASVIANEFSEASDDLYLSALVEIGLALFIVTMIVNALARLLVWSITRGTPARAHA, from the coding sequence ATGGCTGCCAGTGAAGTTCCATCCAATTCCCCAGCCGTCAAGCCGCCGAAAGTTGCAACTACTGTTGAGATTCCGAAACCAAAGCCAGAGAGCTTAAAGGATTTCGGTGTGCTCGGACAGAGTCGCTTCGGTTCGAGCGCAGGCGTCCGTGTTGCCGACAACATTTTTCGCGGCGCAATGCTTGTCTCTGCCTTATCGATTTTCGGCATCGTCCTGCTGGTTTTGTGGGAACTGATCCAGAAATCGCAGATGACGCTGCACCAGTTCGGATGGAAGTTCTTCATCGGCAGCGACTGGGACCCGGTGGCGGGCAACTTCGGTGCGCTGCCGTTTATCTACGGCACGATCGTCTCGTCCATTCTTGCGCTGATTATCGCCGTGCCATTGTCGGTGGGCGTGGCGGTGTTTACCACTGAGATGTGTCCGAAGGCGCTGCGGACTCCGATCTCGTTCATGGTGGAGCTGCTGGCGGCAATCCCCAGCGTGATTTATGGCTTGTGGGCAATCTTCGTGCTGGCACCGCTGCTCAGAAATTACGTACAGCCCTGGCTGGCTAAAACCCTGGGTTGGACGGGATTGTTCTCAGGCCCGCCGTACGGAATCGGTATGCTCGCGGCGGGCGTGATTCTCGCCATCATGATCATCCCGATCATCGCCTCGGTGACGCGCGAAGTACTGATTGCGGTCCCGCAGAACCAGCGTGAAGGTGTGCTGGCTCTCGGTGCTACACGCTGGGAGATGATTCGCACCGGCGTGTTGCGCAACGCCCGTATCGGGATCGTGGGCGGGGTAATCCTTGGACTCGGTCGCGCGCTCGGCGAAACGATGGCGGTCACGATGGTGATTGGCAATCGTCCTGAGATTGCGAAGTCACTGTTCGCACCGGGTTACACCATGGCGAGTGTGATCGCGAATGAATTCAGTGAAGCCTCCGACGATTTGTATCTGAGCGCGTTAGTCGAGATCGGATTGGCGCTATTTATCGTGACCATGATTGTGAACGCGCTGGCGCGGTTGCTGGTGTGGTCGATCACGCGCGGCACGCCTGCGAGGGCCCATGCCTAA